A part of Candidatus Binatia bacterium genomic DNA contains:
- a CDS encoding c(7)-type cytochrome triheme domain-containing protein, whose product VAIGLILTLVACAPEMRYRVLSTVVDGLPSYEEWLNPKPEEREKPPVEEVHYRQVEAVRKLVKQPSLQQLFTGDRPGIEKLKTWEKVLDALPSSKAGGPDWSAALAKKVIAPLTSLQPGQPGMEELPLDVALKGPMPVTFPHAPHTRWLACDNCHTGIFEMAAGTAEMTMKDITGGKYCGVCHGKVAFETTRCARCHTALEELALDVALKGVMEVKFPHAPHTRWLPCESCHTSIFPMAGGQTTITMADISKGKYCGMCHGTLTFGPKQCARCHMKREEMALDVTLKGDMGVKFPHAPHTRWLPCEGCHTKIFPMAGGQTTITMDDISKGKYCGHCHGSIAFGTTDCARCHIKREEMALDVALKGDMGVKFPHAPHTRWLPCESCHTKIFPMAGGQTTITMADFSRGKYCGACHGRVVFGTAECGRCHEPREELALDVSLKGVMPVTFPHAPHTRWLPCESCHTKIFPMAAGTTEITMDALSKGKYCGSCHGTLAFALSECARCHPEMAQ is encoded by the coding sequence CTGTCGCCATAGGCCTCATCCTTACTTTGGTCGCGTGCGCACCCGAGATGCGCTACCGCGTCCTCAGCACCGTCGTCGACGGCCTACCGTCGTATGAGGAATGGCTCAACCCGAAGCCGGAGGAGCGGGAGAAACCGCCAGTCGAGGAGGTGCATTATCGACAGGTGGAAGCGGTCCGCAAGTTGGTGAAGCAGCCGAGCCTCCAACAGTTGTTCACGGGGGACCGGCCAGGGATCGAAAAGTTGAAGACCTGGGAAAAGGTGCTCGATGCACTGCCGAGCAGCAAGGCCGGCGGACCGGATTGGAGCGCCGCCTTGGCCAAGAAGGTCATCGCGCCGCTGACTTCTCTCCAGCCGGGGCAACCGGGCATGGAGGAGCTGCCGCTCGACGTCGCCCTGAAGGGACCAATGCCGGTGACCTTTCCGCATGCGCCGCATACGCGCTGGTTGGCGTGCGACAACTGCCACACGGGAATCTTCGAGATGGCGGCGGGTACGGCCGAGATGACCATGAAGGATATCACCGGCGGTAAGTACTGCGGCGTCTGTCATGGCAAGGTCGCGTTCGAGACGACGCGGTGCGCGCGCTGCCATACGGCGCTCGAGGAGTTGGCGCTCGACGTGGCGCTGAAGGGCGTGATGGAAGTGAAATTCCCCCACGCCCCGCACACACGCTGGCTGCCGTGCGAGAGTTGCCATACGAGCATCTTCCCCATGGCGGGCGGGCAGACGACGATCACCATGGCCGACATCTCCAAAGGCAAGTACTGCGGCATGTGCCACGGCACGCTCACGTTCGGTCCGAAGCAGTGCGCCCGCTGCCATATGAAGCGTGAAGAAATGGCGCTCGACGTCACGCTGAAGGGCGATATGGGCGTGAAGTTCCCGCACGCGCCGCACACGCGCTGGCTGCCGTGCGAGGGCTGCCATACCAAGATCTTCCCGATGGCGGGCGGGCAGACGACGATCACCATGGACGATATCTCCAAAGGCAAGTACTGCGGCCACTGTCACGGCAGCATCGCGTTCGGCACCACGGACTGCGCCCGCTGCCATATCAAGCGTGAGGAAATGGCGCTCGACGTCGCCTTGAAGGGCGATATGGGCGTGAAGTTTCCGCACGCGCCGCACACGCGCTGGCTGCCGTGCGAGAGCTGCCATACCAAGATCTTCCCGATGGCGGGCGGGCAGACGACGATCACCATGGCCGACTTCTCCAGAGGCAAGTACTGCGGCGCCTGTCACGGGCGTGTCGTGTTCGGCACCGCCGAGTGTGGGCGCTGCCATGAGCCGCGCGAGGAACTCGCTCTGGACGTCTCCCTGAAAGGGGTGATGCCAGTGACCTTCCCGCACGCGCCGCACACGCGCTGGCTGCCATGCGAAAGCTGCCACACCAAGATTTTTCCCATGGCGGCAGGGACCACTGAGATCACCATGGATGCCCTCTCGAAAGGGAAGTACTGCGGATCCTGTCACGGCACGCTGGCCTTCGCGCTCAGCGAATGTGCGCGTTGTCATCCGGAGATGGCACAATGA
- a CDS encoding cytochrome c3 family protein, whose translation MNGRARSIVRLTLVVLLMGGAVLCRTDVAVGQAVLGDVPLKRTGTDSPGGRPTAVFPHWRHRLFFTCNVCHPAIFPMKGGETAVTMDDVQEGRFCGLCHNGKIAWGVSISACARCHTRQ comes from the coding sequence ATGAACGGACGCGCGCGCAGCATTGTTCGCCTGACGCTGGTTGTGCTCCTGATGGGGGGGGCTGTCCTCTGTCGAACAGACGTCGCGGTTGGGCAAGCCGTTCTTGGGGACGTGCCGCTGAAGCGCACGGGTACGGACAGCCCGGGCGGGAGGCCGACGGCGGTGTTCCCGCACTGGCGCCACCGCTTGTTTTTCACGTGTAACGTTTGTCATCCTGCGATCTTTCCGATGAAAGGCGGCGAGACGGCGGTTACCATGGACGACGTGCAGGAAGGAAGATTTTGCGGCCTATGCCACAACGGAAAAATCGCGTGGGGCGTGTCTATTTCGGCGTGCGCCCGCTGCCACACGCGGCAGTGA
- a CDS encoding 6-bladed beta-propeller produces MRQKRFAHWAGAMGGAVGVCTLTLFAGCDRLHPQPNAAASRPHVAWPAPPERERIELVQIFRAPSEIGIQRPFWRRLGDLVTGGREAHLVRPAGVAAANNMIAVADAGGGAVHLYDLERHRFHALSACGEARLREPVAVAFLNDRLYVADAGTARLDVFDLEGECAGGWKLDEGSRPAGLVADAARGRLYVANPSAHQVLAFDATGAVVARIGHRGTGPGEFNYPGWLALDARGRLYVTDALNFRIQIFEPDGTLVSTFGHLGDGTGDFARPKGVGIDRDGHIYVVDALFDAVQIFDTHGNYLLGFGRHGTREGQFWLPSGLTIDGDRIYVVDSYNQRVQVFRYLGGGE; encoded by the coding sequence GTGCGGCAGAAGCGATTCGCCCACTGGGCAGGTGCGATGGGTGGTGCGGTTGGCGTCTGTACCCTGACGCTGTTCGCCGGGTGTGACCGTCTGCATCCACAACCGAACGCGGCGGCGTCGCGGCCGCACGTGGCCTGGCCGGCACCGCCCGAACGGGAGCGCATCGAGCTGGTGCAAATCTTCCGCGCCCCTTCGGAGATCGGCATCCAGCGTCCGTTCTGGCGCCGGCTCGGCGACCTGGTGACGGGTGGCCGGGAAGCGCACCTGGTGCGGCCTGCTGGCGTTGCCGCCGCCAATAATATGATCGCAGTGGCTGACGCGGGCGGGGGCGCCGTTCACCTCTACGATCTCGAACGCCACCGCTTCCATGCCTTGTCCGCCTGTGGCGAGGCCAGATTGCGTGAGCCGGTAGCCGTGGCGTTTCTCAACGACCGTCTCTACGTTGCTGATGCCGGCACGGCTCGCCTCGACGTGTTCGACCTCGAGGGTGAGTGTGCCGGAGGTTGGAAGCTCGACGAAGGATCGCGTCCGGCTGGACTGGTTGCCGATGCTGCGCGTGGCCGTCTCTACGTGGCGAACCCCAGCGCTCACCAGGTGCTCGCGTTCGATGCGACAGGTGCCGTCGTGGCGCGCATCGGACATCGCGGCACCGGACCAGGTGAGTTCAATTACCCGGGCTGGCTGGCGCTGGATGCGCGGGGCCGGCTGTACGTCACCGACGCATTGAACTTCCGCATTCAGATCTTTGAGCCGGACGGCACCCTGGTCTCCACCTTTGGTCATCTCGGTGACGGCACGGGAGACTTCGCGCGGCCCAAAGGTGTAGGGATTGACCGGGACGGACACATCTACGTGGTCGACGCGCTTTTCGATGCGGTACAGATATTCGATACGCACGGGAATTATTTGTTGGGGTTCGGCCGGCATGGGACGCGTGAAGGACAGTTCTGGTTGCCCTCAGGTCTGACCATTGATGGCGACCGCATCTATGTGGTCGATTCCTACAACCAGCGCGTGCAGGTATTCCGCTATCTCGGGGGCGGTGAATGA
- a CDS encoding cytochrome c3 family protein, which translates to MNSRVRLSGLALVVALASALPAGAGIERTRHNLTAAGSGRFRGGPQANLCTFCHTPHNAKATRALWNHELPAQTYTLYESSTLEAQLQQPTGSSRLCLSCHDGTIALGALVEHPEPSLGPLTGPAVLGTDLSDDHPISFVYDRVLASHRQGLADPSTLVGAVKIDETGQMQCTSCHDPHSDRYPNFLVTDVEYSRLCVTCHELQFWQDSAHATSSAMTKGAAPLPGWGFLKVAENGCASCHRTHNAEHPVRLLRSTTEEGVCLGCHSTGAASGLVAEKDIGAEFLKPSTHPIAAYTDVHDPAENPLAMPVHVECVDCHNPHQTRRRSVTGILAGPLTGVSGVDITGGVRPQASFEYEVCLKCHAVAQSPSPVVFRVDDITNVRLKIDPANPSFHPIAAAGKNPLIHGLLPGMTAASIIMCTSCHNNNAAPGGGTLVPRGPHGSIYAPILQREYRLEGTSSPESFDLYALCYNCHDRTVLFQSPSYPTPPLDSGGVHIKHVQEQGASCAVCHDAHGSRSNLHLINFMTSDRSGNQVVTASSAGPIKYQSPGVGSGSGSCTLTCHFSDHNPKGYGTAALSAGRKSAVLQNSAPTSAVPRPGGHAGH; encoded by the coding sequence ATGAATTCGAGGGTGCGGCTTTCTGGACTCGCGCTCGTGGTGGCGCTTGCATCAGCGCTCCCGGCGGGCGCCGGCATCGAGCGAACCCGGCACAACCTCACGGCAGCGGGGTCGGGACGGTTTCGCGGCGGCCCGCAGGCAAACCTCTGCACCTTCTGTCATACTCCGCACAACGCCAAGGCCACACGGGCGCTGTGGAATCACGAGCTGCCGGCCCAGACGTACACGCTCTATGAGAGCAGCACCCTCGAAGCCCAGTTGCAGCAGCCGACAGGCAGCTCGCGTCTGTGCCTCAGCTGCCATGACGGCACGATTGCGCTGGGAGCCCTGGTAGAGCATCCGGAGCCTTCCTTGGGGCCGCTCACCGGCCCGGCCGTGCTCGGCACTGATCTTTCCGATGATCATCCGATTTCGTTCGTTTATGACCGAGTGCTGGCGTCGCACCGACAGGGCCTCGCGGATCCGTCGACCTTGGTGGGGGCGGTGAAGATCGATGAGACCGGTCAGATGCAGTGCACCTCATGCCACGACCCGCACTCGGATCGCTATCCGAATTTTCTGGTCACTGACGTTGAGTATTCGCGGCTTTGCGTCACCTGCCATGAGTTGCAGTTCTGGCAAGATTCGGCGCACGCCACCTCGTCCGCCATGACGAAAGGGGCGGCGCCCCTCCCCGGGTGGGGCTTCCTCAAAGTCGCCGAAAACGGTTGCGCGAGTTGCCATCGCACGCATAACGCCGAGCACCCCGTGCGGCTGCTACGATCCACGACTGAGGAAGGGGTGTGCCTGGGGTGCCACAGCACTGGCGCGGCCAGTGGCCTGGTGGCGGAAAAGGATATCGGTGCGGAGTTTCTCAAGCCGAGCACGCACCCGATTGCTGCCTACACTGACGTTCACGATCCGGCCGAGAACCCGCTCGCCATGCCCGTACATGTCGAGTGCGTCGACTGTCACAATCCGCACCAGACTCGCAGGCGCAGCGTGACGGGCATTCTTGCCGGACCGCTCACGGGGGTCTCTGGGGTGGACATCACCGGCGGCGTCCGGCCGCAGGCCAGCTTCGAGTATGAGGTGTGCCTCAAGTGTCATGCCGTCGCCCAATCGCCTTCGCCGGTAGTCTTCCGCGTCGACGACATCACCAATGTGCGACTCAAGATCGATCCGGCAAACCCGTCATTCCACCCCATCGCCGCCGCCGGAAAGAATCCGCTGATCCACGGCCTGCTGCCCGGCATGACGGCTGCGAGCATCATCATGTGTACGAGTTGCCACAACAACAATGCCGCGCCTGGCGGCGGAACGCTGGTGCCGCGCGGGCCGCACGGATCGATCTATGCGCCGATCCTCCAGCGTGAGTACCGCCTCGAAGGCACATCGAGTCCCGAGTCATTCGATCTCTACGCCCTGTGCTACAACTGCCACGACCGCACGGTGCTCTTTCAATCACCCAGCTATCCTACACCGCCGTTGGACAGCGGCGGGGTGCACATCAAACATGTGCAGGAGCAGGGAGCGTCGTGCGCTGTCTGCCACGATGCGCACGGATCACGGAGCAACTTGCACCTGATCAATTTCATGACCTCCGATCGCAGCGGAAATCAGGTGGTGACGGCGTCGAGTGCTGGCCCCATCAAGTACCAGTCCCCCGGTGTCGGCAGCGGGAGTGGGAGCTGTACGTTGACGTGCCACTTCAGTGATCACAATCCGAAAGGCTACGGTACGGCAGCGTTGTCGGCGGGGAGGAAGTCGGCGGTGTTACAAAATAGCGCACCGACCTCGGCTGTTCCCCGCCCGGGCGGGCATGCTGGACATTGA
- a CDS encoding cytochrome c — protein sequence MKRILLGIAALAVLSQVAWAADGAGVYEKKCKMCHSIGGVGGPMAKNGGALDAAGAKGEAYLKEYIKDPKSKKPESKMPKANLSDEDLGAVVSYLVGLKK from the coding sequence ATGAAGCGGATTTTGTTAGGCATCGCCGCTCTCGCGGTTCTTTCTCAGGTAGCCTGGGCAGCCGATGGCGCCGGAGTATACGAGAAGAAGTGCAAGATGTGCCACAGCATCGGCGGCGTAGGCGGACCGATGGCGAAGAACGGTGGCGCACTTGATGCCGCTGGAGCAAAGGGCGAGGCGTACTTGAAGGAGTACATCAAGGATCCGAAGTCGAAGAAGCCGGAATCCAAGATGCCGAAGGCGAACCTCAGTGACGAAGATCTGGGCGCCGTGGTGTCGTACCTGGTAGGCTTGAAGAAGTAG
- a CDS encoding glycosyltransferase — MKIVVTGLIASYPLGGVGWDYLAYISGFRRLGHEVFYLEDTGQWLYDPRANTFTDNVRFNVAHLAATLARAGEDMRERWSLRAPDGTYHGATLAQVERFCSGADLFLNLSGACWLRDAYRGARRIAYLDSDPCYSQAKLLAVEQGTATDDQAYSVGLIRAHNCFFTFAENVNDPSCAIPSCGLDWIPTRQPIVLEDWPFAFDANARHYTTVMSWKTDVTLPNLSGITYGGKDVEFMKFIDLPSRVSVPLQIALSGAAPRDQLHRRGWQIIDAYEQSSTLDAYRNYLRSSRGEWSIAKNAYVASRSGWFSTRSAAYLALGKPVVVQDTGFKNYYPTGEGLFAFSTIDEAVAAIENIETSYRHHCEAARAVAQREFTANLVLQRLLNDAGV; from the coding sequence ATGAAGATCGTCGTGACCGGGCTGATCGCGAGCTATCCCCTGGGCGGTGTCGGTTGGGACTACCTTGCCTACATCAGCGGCTTTCGCCGGCTCGGGCACGAGGTGTTCTACCTCGAGGATACCGGGCAGTGGCTCTACGACCCGCGCGCCAATACCTTCACCGATAATGTGCGCTTCAACGTCGCCCATCTGGCAGCGACTCTGGCCCGCGCCGGAGAAGACATGCGTGAGCGCTGGTCGCTGCGCGCCCCGGACGGTACGTACCACGGCGCAACACTGGCGCAAGTTGAGCGCTTCTGCTCGGGCGCGGACCTCTTCCTGAACCTGTCCGGCGCCTGCTGGCTGCGCGACGCCTATCGGGGCGCACGCCGGATCGCGTACCTGGACAGCGATCCCTGCTACAGCCAGGCAAAACTTCTCGCGGTCGAGCAAGGGACGGCAACCGACGACCAGGCGTATTCCGTGGGGCTCATTCGCGCCCACAATTGCTTTTTCACCTTCGCCGAGAACGTCAACGATCCGAGTTGCGCCATCCCCAGCTGTGGCCTCGACTGGATACCGACCCGACAGCCGATTGTGCTGGAGGATTGGCCGTTCGCGTTCGACGCCAACGCGCGCCACTACACCACCGTGATGTCGTGGAAAACCGACGTGACGTTGCCGAACCTCTCCGGCATCACCTACGGCGGTAAGGACGTCGAGTTCATGAAGTTCATCGACCTCCCCTCGCGCGTGTCCGTACCGCTGCAGATCGCGCTCTCCGGTGCCGCCCCACGCGACCAACTGCACCGGCGCGGCTGGCAGATCATCGATGCCTACGAGCAATCCTCGACCCTCGACGCCTACCGCAATTACCTCCGCAGCTCGCGGGGTGAGTGGAGCATCGCGAAGAACGCGTACGTCGCCTCGCGCAGCGGTTGGTTCAGTACGCGTAGCGCCGCCTACCTCGCGCTCGGCAAACCGGTGGTGGTGCAAGATACCGGCTTCAAAAACTACTATCCGACGGGCGAGGGCCTGTTCGCCTTCAGCACCATCGACGAAGCCGTTGCCGCCATCGAGAACATTGAAACCAGCTATCGGCACCATTGCGAAGCGGCGCGTGCCGTCGCGCAACGGGAGTTTACTGCTAACCTGGTGCTACAACGACTCTTGAATGATGCCGGCGTCTAA